In one Corallincola holothuriorum genomic region, the following are encoded:
- a CDS encoding DUF6436 domain-containing protein, whose amino-acid sequence MKQIVTRKYLASFTLFVVWIGFTAWAFWYTQFAPLILFDQHDRVRPLTESPATFTATLRQHLPIASEQNGAVMVHFTQQGCDCRPRASRHIKQLQKQATELKVRNITLSLEQHPVLARWIPATPATLLLDSTGQLRYFGPYSAGLLCSSRNSLVESILKQIATPHPAVMPMEVLGCYCPTDTLSQHNV is encoded by the coding sequence TTGAAACAGATCGTCACTAGAAAATATCTAGCAAGCTTTACCCTATTCGTGGTCTGGATAGGGTTTACCGCTTGGGCATTTTGGTACACCCAATTTGCCCCGCTGATTCTTTTTGATCAGCATGACCGCGTGCGTCCGCTCACTGAATCACCGGCAACATTCACTGCAACCCTAAGACAGCATCTCCCCATAGCAAGTGAACAGAACGGCGCCGTGATGGTCCATTTCACCCAACAGGGTTGCGACTGCCGGCCCCGCGCCAGTCGCCATATAAAACAGCTACAAAAACAAGCCACCGAGCTCAAAGTAAGGAATATCACGCTGTCATTAGAGCAGCACCCTGTGCTAGCACGTTGGATACCGGCGACACCAGCAACCCTGTTGCTCGATAGTACGGGACAATTACGCTACTTTGGCCCTTACTCTGCTGGCCTACTGTGCAGCAGCCGCAATAGCCTGGTGGAAAGTATCCTCAAACAGATCGCCACGCCCCATCCGGCGGTGATGCCGATGGAAGTGTTAGGTTGTTATTGTCCGACTGATACACTTAGTCAGCACAACGTTTAG